The genomic segment TGAATTGCTTCTTTGAGAAGCGCGCGACGAAAGGCGCCACTCTTCTGAAGCTTCTCCTTTACAGTTTCGTTGAAATCTTTAGTCAGGACCATCTCGCCTCCCCTTCCGCTCCTTGTATTCCTGCCAGAGTCGTTTTGCCACTGCGATTTCCGCGTCTTGCCGCCTCTTGGTGCCGCCCACGAGGAGAATTACGAGCGAGTCGCCGTCGCGGCCGAAGTAGACGCGGTAGCCTGGCCCAAAATCGAGGCGCAATTCCAACACACCTCCTCCCACGCTTTTTGCTGGAGGTGCGCTGCTTCTTTCCAGCGATCGAGAGCAATCGTTATCCGGGCGCGCGCGGTCTCTGCCAGATCGTTAAACCATTTTTCGAAACGATTGCGGCCCTGCCGGTCGACGTACTGCCGGAGTTGGAGCATCTGGTTGATGGTAGCACAAAAGATACCATCATAAGACCTGGAATACCATGCTGATCAACCGATCAATTAAACTCAACTCACCTGAATCTTGCCCACGGGACCATCCATGCCACAGCGCCTGCAGGAGTTCGCGACATTTTTCGGTCTTGCGCTCAGCGCCCTTCTGCCGTTGGTGAATCCACTCGGCAGCGCGCTGATGTTCGTGGGCCTGGTGGGAGACGCGCCTCCTGTCGTGTATCGCACGCTGGCGCGTCGAATCGCGATCAACACCACTCTGTTCTTCCTCGCCATCCAGGTGGTTGGCACGGCTGTGCTCAAGTTTTTCGGTATCTCATTGCCGGTGGTGCAGGTGGCGGGCGGCCTGGCGATCGCGTCGATGGGCTGGGGACTGCTGACCGGAAACGAGGCGCCGGGAAAGCAGAACGTCAAAGAGTTTGACGACCACGCCTTCGAATCCCTGAAGAAGAAGAGCTTCTACCCCTTCACGTTTCCGCTCACAGCGGGACCTGGAAGCCTGGTGGTGACGATCACGCTGAGCGCGCATACTCCCGCCAAGGGCTTCTTCATCGACTTCGCCGCTCACGCCGGCATCATGGCCGCGGCGGTCCTGTTGAGCGTGGCCGTTTACTTCTGCTACGGATACGCGCCCAGACTCACTGCGCGCATTTCAAAGCAGACTGCCGAGGGCATCACGCGGGTGATTGCATTTGTGCTGCTATGCATCGGCGTGCAGATTATGTGGAACGGTGTCGAGCTCCTGCTCAAAGCCGTACTGCGCTCATGACGGCAGTCTTAGGCCCTGCTCCTCGCAGCATGACCCAAATACGCATCTCTTCCGTTCGGTTTCGCGCGGAGATCGAACCCAAGCACGTCGGCGCACTCTCTCAGTAACTGAAGCGGGCCGCCTTTCAATGCCATGCACCGGCCTATGTGGCGCTCATGGTCTTTTGTGCCTGGTCCCAGCAGCGACAACAGCGTGGGCTTAGGCTTCTGGTGTTCCACCATGCCGGCCACTTGCTGGCACTCGGCATCAGTCAGGGTGTCGCACAAGACGATCAGATCGAACTCGCGCTTGGAGAGAATGGAACCGGCTTCAGATATCCGGCCTGCTGCCTCTACTTCAAAATAAGTTCCTAAGATAAGCCGGTGAGTCTGCAGCAGCATCTGATCCCGGCCTACAACGAGAATCTGCGAATGATGGTTCATAGCCCTCTCTCAAACATGTGTCGATAGAGCAGAGCATGCAAATCATGCCGAAGGCACAGTCTCAAAGCGAGGCCCAGGCATGAGAAGGAACATCCGCTGCGACCGACCTTTTTTTGAACTGCTAAGCGGGTCGCTTCATCATGCTTACGTCTTGGTCGTGCGCCTTTGTGTATGCGCATCAACATTGTCAGAGTAGAGATTTTCGTGGGTGCTTTGAACTAGGATCATCCCTAGTAAAACCATCGGGGGTATGACTTTTTGTTCATTTGATAAATATCGTGACGCGATATTTGATGATATCGAAATGTTTAGCTGCTTCCATAGAGCAAGGCGCGCTTCAGGAGTGGGGAAACATTTGTCTATCGCCTGGATGAGACATGCGCCCGGCCAAGCGCCAGCAGGGCGCCGGTGACGCGGCTCGCGGCATGCCGAACCACTTCGCCTTCGCTGGCAAAGTTGCCCGCGACGCAACGCACGCCCATCGCTTCAACGCGTTCAATGTCAGCGCTGATGGGCGATGCGTTTTCGGCCGCGTAGCGCGCAAGCGTGTCGTCAGAAAACTCCGCGGTATTCACGAGCGCGTAATCGAAGATGGGCGCGCCCGCGTGCTCGTAGATCTTTTCAATATGCTCGGACGCCGTGAGCCCCAGGCTCTCATTGGCCTCGGTCATCAGGTTGCAGACAAAGACGCGCAGCCCGCGCGCCTTAGCCAGAGCTTCGGGAATCCCCTGCACAAGCAGGTTGGTGATGATCGACGTGTAGAGCGATCCTGGCCCGATGGTGATCAAGTCCGCCTGCTCAATCGCGGCCAGGGTTTCCGGCAGGGCCGCTGCGTCGGGCGGTTCAATCATCAGCTCCTCAATGCGCTGCTGGCTCGCGTTGATGTTGGTCTCGCCGCTCACCAGGGAGCCGTCGTCCATGCGAGCCACCAGCGTTGCATTTGCAGTGGTCACCGGATAAATGCTGCCTCGCGTTGCGAGAATCTTTGACGAGAGCTGCACCGCGTGCGCGAAGTCGCCGGTGATCTCCGTGAGTGCCGCGACGAACAGATTGCCGAAGCTGTGCCCCTCCAGTGCGTCGCCACCTCGAAAGCGATGCGCGAAGAGCTTGGCCAGCAGATCGCCTTCC from the Occallatibacter riparius genome contains:
- a CDS encoding MarC family protein, whose translation is MPQRLQEFATFFGLALSALLPLVNPLGSALMFVGLVGDAPPVVYRTLARRIAINTTLFFLAIQVVGTAVLKFFGISLPVVQVAGGLAIASMGWGLLTGNEAPGKQNVKEFDDHAFESLKKKSFYPFTFPLTAGPGSLVVTITLSAHTPAKGFFIDFAAHAGIMAAAVLLSVAVYFCYGYAPRLTARISKQTAEGITRVIAFVLLCIGVQIMWNGVELLLKAVLRS
- a CDS encoding gluconeogenesis factor YvcK family protein, with product MGGGTGLSTLLRGLCRHVTTPGTHSPAMGTISDLAAVVCVTDDGGSSGRLRRDFNMLPPGDLRNCMVALSEEGDLLAKLFAHRFRGGDALEGHSFGNLFVAALTEITGDFAHAVQLSSKILATRGSIYPVTTANATLVARMDDGSLVSGETNINASQQRIEELMIEPPDAAALPETLAAIEQADLITIGPGSLYTSIITNLLVQGIPEALAKARGLRVFVCNLMTEANESLGLTASEHIEKIYEHAGAPIFDYALVNTAEFSDDTLARYAAENASPISADIERVEAMGVRCVAGNFASEGEVVRHAASRVTGALLALGRAHVSSRR
- a CDS encoding type II toxin-antitoxin system RelE/ParE family toxin, whose translation is MELRLDFGPGYRVYFGRDGDSLVILLVGGTKRRQDAEIAVAKRLWQEYKERKGRRDGPD